The Mercurialis annua linkage group LG2, ddMerAnnu1.2, whole genome shotgun sequence genome contains a region encoding:
- the LOC126667972 gene encoding squamosa promoter-binding-like protein 3, with amino-acid sequence MDARTFEGKRGFRERTLAKDDCIIEDDQFLDDDMEEDDQNGGVGYGDHDQKKKQVSVVTYGKRAPSSGGGGGGGTSAVGCQVERCGADLSDAKKYHRRHKVCEVHAKAAAVAVAGLRQRFCQQCSRFHELAEFDESKRSCRRRLAGHNERRRKSTSTESYGEGSSRKVSFGGHQLKENPCRQVDERGKYLITIPPPPNSAYKRSQFR; translated from the exons ATGGATGCTCGAACCTTCGAAGGAAAACGCGGTTTTCGAGAGAGAACGTTGGCGAAAGACGATTGCATTATCGAAGACGATCAATTCCTAGATGATGATATGGAAGAAGATGATCAGAATGGTGGTGTTGGTTATGGTGATCATGATCAAAAGAAGAAACAAGTTAGCGTCGTGACGTACGGGAAACGAGCGCCTAGTAgcggtggcggtggtggtggcGGAACATCGGCGGTTGGTTGCCAAGTAGAGAGGTGTGGAGCTGATTTAAGTGATGCAAAGAAGTACCATAGGCGCCATAAGGTTTGTGAGGTTCATGCAAAGGCAGCGGCTGTTGCTGTTGCTGGTCTCAGACAGAGGTTTTGCCAACAATGCAGCAG GTTCCATGAGCTAGCGGAGTTTGATGAATCAAAGAGGAGTTGCCGGAGGCGTTTGGCCGGACACAATGAGCGGCGGAGGAAGAGTACTTCAACGGAATCATACGGAGAAGGATCGAGTCGGAAAGTGTCATTTGGTGGTCATCAGCTGAAGGAAAATCCATGCAGGCAAGTTGATGAGAGGGGCAAATATCTGATAACCATACCACCTCCACCAAATTCAGCTTACAAGCGATCCCAGTTCAGATAA
- the LOC126667970 gene encoding probable protein phosphatase 2C 39 — MTGKEILHKMKEKVGLSSSPDSGKGKSKMSKHVTHGYHLVKGRSHHPMEDYMVAEFKEVGDNELGLFAIFDGHLSQAIPDYLRSNLFDNILKEPDFWTEPENAMRRAYRITDTTIIDQAADFGKGGSTAVTLILINCQTLVVANVGDSRAVISKNGVAKQLSVDHEPSVERKEIEDRGGFVSNFPGDVPRVDGQLAVARAFGDKSLKEHLSSEPDVVKDVIGDDTDFIILASDGLWKVMSNQEAVDAIKTAKDARSAAKHLTEEALNRNSTDDISCIVVKFQ, encoded by the exons ATGACTGGCAAAGAAATTCTACACAAAATGAAG GAAAAAGTTGGGTTGAGTTCATCTCCAGACTCTGGAAAGGGAAAGAGTAAGATGTCGAAGCATGTGACGCATGGCTATCACTTGGTTAAGGGAAGATCACATCATCCCATGGAGGACTACATGGTTGCAGAATTTAAGGAAGTTGGAGACAATGAACTCGGTTTATTTGCAATATTTGATGGTCATCTAAGCCAAGCAATACCAGATTATCTGCGGTCGAACTTGTTTGACAATATCTTGAAGGAG CCAGACTTCTGGACAGAACCAGAAAATGCCATGAGGAGAGCATATCGTATAACAGATACAACTATTATCGACCAAGCAGCTGATTTTGGTAAAGGTGGTTCAACTGCCGTCACTCTAATACTAATTAACTGTCAAACACTGGTAGTAGCTAATGTCGGTGATTCTCGAGCCGTAATCAGCAAAAATGGTGTGGCAAAACAATTGTCAGTTGATCATGAGCCAAGTGTAGAAAGGAAGGAGATTGAAGATAGAGGTGGATTTGTATCTAACTTTCCTG GGGATGTGCCACGGGTGGATGGGCAATTAGCAGTGGCAAGGGCATTTGGTGATAAGAGCTTGAAAGAACATCTCAGCTCAGAACCCGATGTTGTCAAGGATGTAATTGGTGATGATACAGATTTTATTATCTTGGCCAGTGATGGCTTGTGGAAG GTGATGTCAAACCAGGAAGCAGTAGATGCCATCAAGACCGCTAAGGATGCTCGTTCTGCGGCAAAACACCTTACCGAAGAGGCACTTAACAGGAATAGCACAGACGACATTTCCTGTATAGTTGTAAAATTTCAGTGA